The DNA window TTCATCTTCAAGAAAGATGATTTTAAATGTCTCAAATACTTTATTATTGAGGGCTTTAACTTGACTAATATCACTTTTGAGGATGGATCAGCCCGTGAGCTCGAGAAGATGGTTTTATCTTCCACCAGCATAGAGTCTATTTCTGGAGTTGATGTGCTTCCAAAATTCAAAGAGCTTGTATTGAACGATAGCACTATCCCAAGTGAGGTGAAAGAAGTTATTGAAAGCAATGAAAGGATAAAACTTAAACATAATGAAGCATAACTCAAGAAAAGGCAAAAACGGAGATGAACAAGAGGATGAAGACAATGCTGGACATTCCCATTCTACTAGAAGAAACAGGTTTGTCGCCAGAGAAGCATCTCCTTCGATCCTATGGTGTGGTTTGTGTGCGTGAGCCTGTCTTTATGTTCTGCCTGATGAAATAATCCTTGCTTCTACTCTGTGTTTCTTCCTTACTTTGTTTCATGGTTCGAGTCAGTGTAAGCTCGAGGCTTGCTTGTTCAAGCCAGAGCGAGTCCTTGCCTAAGTTGGCGCGGCATGCACGCCGGCGCGCGTGTGGGATGGCACACGGCGCAGGTAGGCATGGCGGGCGAGTTGGTTGTGTCGTTGGCGCGGCACGCCCCGACGTGCGGGATGGCGCACGAAGTGGACGGGCGTTCGCGTGCGTAGTGGCATCATGGCCGCGATTTcgtttgtgtattttttttttgaatgtgAAGTTTCAATGCAGTCCAGAAAAATGCTGCCGCTTGGCAGCACCAAAAGCTCTCTTCCTCTTCGAGTTCTTCGGTTCCTCGTCAAAGTTCAGAGCGAGTTCGTTTACCTGGCTTGCTTGTTTGTGACACTGCTTGTGTTTCAATTGAGTGTGTCCAATTACTTGCTATGCTGCTATGCATGAGTGCTTTGTGCTGGTGTCTATGCTCGGATTTCCATTTGTGCGGTTATTTTGATTTATCGAACTCCATATGCATTTATGTACATTTTTGTGTAATGCTAAGTGTAAACGTTTgcgtactaatttattatacaGTATTCTTATTCctttaaaaaagaatattatGCAGCATGCATGACTGGATTCTGCAATTCAAAGATGAAATGAGGTACTTGAAGCAGAGTTTTATGCAGACTACGTATGCCTGGACCTTCCGTTTGCAGTGCCAACAGAGGTTGTTTTCAGCTGTATGTTGccgtgcatttttttttgtcagttcCGTGTGGTTTCTCCCGTTGTTTGCAGATGGAGAAGCCAGTATATCTCAGAAGTTAATATACGAAGTTCATGATTCTATACCTGTGCTCGTGAGTATTATACATCTGCAGCATGCGTGACTGGACTCTGCAACTCAACGATGAACCGAGTAATTTAAGCAGAGCCTTGTGCAGATTAAGCATGCATGATCCGCTATCACTGTCTGCACCTTCCGATTGCAGAGCTCAAGGAAAAACAGAGGTTGTTTTCAGTCGTAGTACGTGGTTTCTCCCGTTGATTGATGATCCATTAGGCTGTCACATAACTACTGCAAGTCTGCAACTATTCCGTGCAAATTCAGACAAGACCTTATGGCTCCATCGTTTCACAGTTACAactatttataagccaaaatttaaattttagaacttaattttgaatcCATAGAGAAGGAGCCATTGGGCCCGCCCGTAAATCAATCGTGACGTACTGACGTGACGTACCAGATATGAGTCCATCAAGAAGGACATCATGGCGGCAATCCAAAAATTCTTCACTGGTAATTCACAACACCTGGCCAGTCTGAATAGTGCAATGATAGTGCTTCTACCTAAGAAAGAAGGATCGACACTACTCTCATATTTCaggggaatttaactatttaccacCGTTAAAAGTATCAACTTTTCAAATAccatttttatgtttggtcttatatttttgttatcgGAGAGAAAAGATTGCCTAATATTTTGTCATTATCACCTACATGGCATGCCACATCATAGTGCCAACATGGATATGATATCCAAAAAGTCTATTTTGTTCATGGTCTAACGTATTTGATCTCTCCGTAGTGGcatatttaggatttttattttagtgattcaacttatataattttttaattgtcacaatataacataaaatatatattactataatataaaattgatcaaaatttattttatatgtgtaaataaataatatttttctaatattagACAATACTGggacaattaaaaatatttttctaataaataaaaatattatttatttacatatataaaatgaatttttaatcaattttatattacagttatatatattctatgttatatttggttatatttatgacagttaaaagattatataagttgaatcaccaaaataaaaatcccgAATACGCCACTAGGGAGAAcggaaagagagggagatcAAATACATTGACCATGGGCAAAATAGACTTTTTTAAGGTAGCATGTCCATGTTCGCACTATGATGTGGCATGCCATGTAGACGAAAGTGGCAAAATATTAGACAACCTACTCTCTTCGatgacaaaaatataagaCCAAACGTAAGAATGACATTTGAAGAGTTGTCATTTTTAATAatggtaaatagttaaattccacCAGATTTCAGACCAATTAGTTTGATACATAGTTTCGCCAAACTGATCACCAAGATACTAGCAAGGCGGCTGgccaaaaaaatgaatgaattgGTGTCAACGGCACAGACGGCCTTCATTCAAGGGCGATCCATCCATGAAAGCTTTCTGCTACTCAGGGGATTGGCACTAAAATTCCACCGAAACAGAAAGTCAATGATGCTCCTAAAACTGGATATAACAAAAGCCTTTGATTCAGTCTCATGGACGTTCCTGGCACAAATGTTGCTTCACCGTGGTTTTGGCCCCAAGTGGATTGACTGGATCTCAATTCTCCTTCTCACGGGTCACACATCGATCCGTTTAAATGGCAGAAAGAGACAAGCGATCAAGCCGGGCCGTGGACTCCGACAAGATGACCCACTCTCCCCCATTGATGTTCGTTCTGGTTATGGACACACCACAAGCAATCATTGCAACGGCGACACAACAAAACATCATCCCAGTTGCAGACAGAAAGATACAAGGGCCAGCCATTTCTCTTTATGCGGATGATGCAATCATTTTCTTTCCCCCGGAGACACAAAGCATACTAGCAATCAAAGAGATCATGCGAGTGTTTGGGGCTGCCACAGGTTTGAACCCCAACTTTAGTAAGAGCTCTATCACACCAATTCGGACTGACCAAGCACAACTGACAGATGTTCAGACAATCCTCGGCTGTCAGATAAAACAATTACCGATCACTTATCTAGGGCTACCACTTTCCCTGAAGAGGTTAACAAAACATGATTTGCAGCCACTCATGGACAGAATCTCCAAGAAGGTTAGCGGTTGGAAGCCGAAGATGCTCACGCCGGGCGATCGCCTGATTCTCATTAAGACAGTGCTCATGGCTTTGCCGGCGCATCTCTTATCGGTTCTAGAGTTACCAAAATGGGCAGTCAAAGATATAAACAGAAAATGTCGGGGTTTCTTGTGGAAGGGACAAGAAGAGGTCAGTGGGGGTCACTGTCTAGCGGCTTGGGCATTTGATTACAATTCCCCACGAACTGGGAGGCCTAGGAATCAAAGATATCACTCTGCTAGGGAAAGCTCTCAGATTGAAGTGGGAATTCCTTCAGAATTTTCAAAATGACAGGCCATGGACAGAGGTTTGGAATCAACAGCGCGACAAGAAACTGGAAGATATCTTCCTGGCAGCCTCATCCTTTCAAGTTGGAAGAGGAGACAACGCAAAATTCTGGAAATCACACTGGCTTCAAATGGGCCCGATCGCCTCAGCGCTACCAGCCCTATACAGCCAcacaaagagaaaaaaccTTACCGTGCAACAGGCACTGCAAAATAGAAACTGGGTGCGCTCCATTGAGGGGGCACCGTCAATTACAGCGACAGCTCAGTATCTGAGATTGTGGGACGAATTAGAAGGGCATCAGCTGAACCATGAAGACCAAGACCACATTATCTGGAAACTAGAACCACATGGCTCTTACACTGTCAAATCGGCctacaatttgttttttatggcAGCTGAGCAAACACGGTGGGGATCATTGCTTTGGAAAACGAGAGCACCATCCAAAATAAAGCTGTTCATATGGCTGGCAATCAAGGGGAAATGTTTAACAGCGGACAACTTGCAGAAGAGAGGATGGCCCAACCAAACGACGTGTGCTTTATGTTCCCAGGAGGCTGAGACGTGTGAACATCTACTGGTGGAGTGTGATTACACCCAACAGAGTCTGGAGAAGATGGAAAACCTGGGTAAACATCCCCTTCCAAACACCGTCCGAATCAGGCAAATCGCTGCAAGAATGGTGGATAGACACAAGAGACACCTTCGGGGAGAAGTACCGAAAATCATTCGACTCAGCCTTTGTACTAATCTGCTGGATTATCTGGAAGGAGCGCAATGCGAGAATCTTTCAAGCTAAAGCAGCCAGTCCCTCAGCGCTCTTCAATGTCATCCGAGAGGAGATTGTAACTTGGCTACAAGCCGGGTTGTTCCAAACAGCTAGTAGCTAGACAGGCATGGTATTGTAGCTCGTTTTCGGTTTTTTTTCCGGCAACGCCGGACTCAGCAACCTAATGCTGAGATTGTAAAAACCAACTGTACCCCTTTCTTCCAATCTTAATATATTTGGTAGGCTATCTTAGCCTACCCGGCAAAAAAAACCTGAGTATGAAACCaatcaggtttttttttaatactagATCCacctttttttatgtttattttcaaaaataaaccctcctaaaatatattttcaaaatttgcacCGTCTTAACCGGCGTGGCCAAAAACACTGTCACGCTATCGATCGTATTATGGTGTgattagttttatattattatgtcAGGTGAGATGACGTAACCAAATGGTACGTATGTTGtaaataagttttagaatGGTGgtttatgaaataaatattagaaaggtgtacttaataaaaaaaatttctcaaacaGAAACGACCTGAAGAAATATAGATGTATACGTATCAGCTCGAATGGAATTTCAGCATGGAAAAGTAATTTCATAAACTTTTCAGAGCTTATAACGttattctgaatttctgataaAGAGAAAGAACTTAATTAAAAATCCATGCCAGGACAAGGTTCTAGTGTACAAGCTTTTTTGTAGCATAtcatcttcaaaaaaaaattataatgtacGATGTTTTGGCTGTTAGATAATACGTTTGAtcataattttattcaaaatttagtgaaAGTATGTAAAATATAAGTCTTATAACAAAGTAAAtgcttatttcaaaaatattttagataaaaaatggttaaatgttacgtaaaaaattaaaagcccCATAAGTTGTCGTCATCCACTTCATGGCGCCATGGCAATGATGGATGAGATCACTTCGGCTTGTCTTCCCGCCTGGCTCAGTGATCGTCAAGGTTGGCTTTGCCCATAAACTTGTGAAGCACATCTGCACACATGACTACTCACACCATCTTATGTAGTTATATTGAAAGTCATTTTGGTTTTATCATAAATCATGTTTCTCTAACTTTGACCGAATTATAGGAAAATACACCACAcatatagaatatatattaaattaatttaattaaatgcaAACGTAAACATGTCTTAATAGTGCATTTAACATTTATTTGTTACtttggaaataaaatacattCATAACGTCAACATGGTGTCTATCACATGGATGTATagtgacaaatctattatCATTACTTGTAAGAttaacaaaaagttaaatatggCTCATAGGGCCAAGAACTTCATTGTAGGAAGGATGGAGTACGAAgcaattgaaaagaaaaaactaaagaaGCACTTAAAAAATTGCAACATAAAGGATGCACATGTAATTAGGAATTTTATTAGGGACACTAATGCAACTGGGTTACTTCTATAAAATGAGCACGCTCCTTGCTCGCTTTGTCGTTGCGCCCCCTCCCCGCTTTCCTCGCCCACCCGCAACCAGTCCTCCCACCACGCCCTCCTCCCGGGCCAGGCATTTCCACAAACACCACGCGtgcacctccgcgccgccacctcctcgccgcgcgccgcctcctcctctcggtCAGCGCGTGCCAACGGACGAGCAGCATGAACTGGAGCAACGCCGGAGGCCGCTTCCGCGAGCGGATCAAGGCCGTGCTCGCCGCGCGGGAGGGTGGTGACGGTGATGACGCCAAGTCTGAGAGGCTCACGAACGCGGAGAACCTCGTCACGGATTTTGAAGGCTCGCCGCTCGCGTACCACGTCTTGGGCCACGTGCGCGCCGGGCTAggggaggccgaggcggcgatcGATCCCCTTTGCCGCGCCAGGGATCTCGCCCCGGGCGACCTCGGCATCGCCCTCACCCTCGCCAAGACGTACGCCGCCAGGGAGCAGTTTGATCAGGCGGTAAAAGAGTGCAAGCGCGCGCTCAGCCTCGGTAACGCTGATCTCGTCGACCCGGGGCTGCACGGCGTCATCGATTTGCGCCAGATGGACTGGAGCAAAAAGGCGCGGTCCGCGCGGCTCTCCGTTGCCAAGAAGCAGCTCCAGAAACTCCTTGCCGATTGCTCGTCGAGCCAGAAGGAACCGAGCAACACGGACTGGAACCACGCCAGCGACCACTTTCGCGAGCAGGTCTCGGCCGTGCTCACCGGAGCAAGCCTGGCTGCGCGGGCCGCACCGGAGAGGGATGCCGTCAAGTCTGGCACGCTCTCTCGCGCGGAGGACATTGCCAAGGAATGGCGAGGCTCGCCGCTCGCGCTCCACGTCTCGGGCCACgtgcgcgccgcgctcggggAGGTCGAGGCGGCGCTGGACCCCCTTTGCCGCGCCAGGGATCTCGTCCCCGGTGACCTCGCTATCGCCTTCACCCTCGCCAAGACGTACGCCGCTAGGGAGCAGTTTGATCTGGCTGTAGAAGAGTGCGAGCACGCGCTCAGCCTCGGTGACGCTGATCTCTCCGACCCGGGGCTGCACGCCGTCTTCGAGTCGCGCCACTTGGAACCGCGCAGAGAGGCGCGGATCTCCATTGCCAAGCAGCAGCTCAGGGAACTCCTTGCCGATTGCTCGTGGAATATCGTCGTCCCGGTGACCCGAGATCGTTGGAACTGCATGAACGAGGAGGAGCGCCGCAGTTTCCTGACAGTGTGTATTGAGGAGATGGTAGCTTACTATGCTAAGTCGTCTGAGCAGCGTCAGATGAGAGCTCTCAGTGTTGCAGTGGACTTTGCGAAGGATACCAGAAAATGGATTTGCTGGCTGTGCCCTCAATGCAAAATGGTTTTCCTCACCGTGGAGTCCTTCCAATCGCATGTCGAGGATGAGGTCTCCCAGTCCCAGGAGCTCAAAAAGTCGCTGTTGCTTGTGCCGAAGAGAATATCTGACGAACAGGCAGAGTTTATTAAAACTTGGACTGTACCATCTGATGTCAGTCCTACCGAACAAGCtgagagagaaaagatcaAGAATACATTTAAGCACCTGATGGATCAGAGGGCCCTATCTGCTGATCTTTTCAACAACTTGGTCAAATACATGAAGTTCTGGATTGGTGAAACAACAGATCATCCTCAAAATCTTAGCTGCATTACTTCATTGGATCCTGTAGGGTTTCAGGTGCTGGGAACTTGTCTGGATTTGCTCATACCTGGATTGAGGGTTGGTGATGCCGTGCAGCATAGTTTGAACCATTCTGATGTGGCAGTTGATCAAGACGCTTTCTCTCCATCTATAAGTATTGACATTGAAGAGAATGTGTTCAGAATTGCTGATTGTTCGAGCAATCAAGATGCTCTGTTTAGCTGGTTATCTAGACCTTCGACCCAAGACCCATTTACTTCATGGATCAGCATGAGACAAGCCTGTCTAGACAAGGGAACTCATGTCCTCGAAAAGTTAAATGGATGTGCCACTGTGTTGATAGAGAAAATCAAGCCGAAATGTGGCTCAATAGAGATGGATAagcatgaaaattattttagtacaAAGGTTCCTTTTACTATGCCCTGAATTTGTGTTTCCTCAATAACCTTCACCTTCCTACCAATCTTCTAAGCTTGGCTGTAAAATGTGCAGGTTAAGGTAGATATTGAGATCATGAAATTGGATGCCGAAGTTgataattttaagaaaaagctCGTGGAAGTCTGTACTTGTGATTATTGTGAAATCATATTACCAGCTATGAAGGATTACCTATGGGTTAGTACAGTTCTTGTATGTTATTTGACTATCATCAAAGGTACTACTTATTTGCTTATCATTCTTTTCATGGATTTACTCATGTTTAACAGGCAAAGCTGTGTAATGATTCACCTCAAGAAGTCTTACATTTTAAGCATGGAGCTGAGGCAAGTACTGAAAACAGAGTTTCAGTTCGAGAATATATTAATGTAACAATGTTGTTCTTACTCAGAAGATGTAGCAGCTTTGATTAGATTCACTTAATCATCTTTGCATGATTGTATGCTTAACAGGCAGTTCTAAATACTAGTGCTCCTGAAATAGTCTTGCAAGAAGATGATGAAAAATGTGTCAAGGACAATATAAAGGGTGGAGATTCAACTGTGCCTCACGATAATGTTGTTAAAGTGCTTCCAGGCGATAGTAAAGTAAGTAGCGGTCCAATATTTTCTtacttaaaataaatagtagtaCCGTCTTGCTTTCCCTTCTCTTTCATTCACTACATGGACTGGTTTAGTTTCATTTCACTCTTTCCACTGAATGAAGAAAACTGTTCTGGTTTTAGGTATTGCAATCTGACAAGAAGCCTGAGTTGCCTCCAAGAGCTAACGAAAAGTAAGCACGCTTATGTTCGGTGTAGCTTGCTTCtttgtattttgttatttGCTTGATCCCGTTATTGTTTTAGTCTATTGCTTTTCTGGGACTCGTTCCCTAGTTAATGTTTCGAAGGATTTTCTGGAAAGTGTATCAAATGATCTTCTGTTATATATGCTTTTGACGACTGTCATGGTTGGCATCACGTATAGCAGGAGGCGCAGGAGTCCAGATCAGACTCCTTGAGGGCGCAGGAGGAGTCCAGGTCGGACTCCTTGAGGAGTCCAGCTCGAATTAGCTTAGAGTTTGTTAGGATTAGATCAAAAGTTAGTTTAGTTAATTTTCCATTAATATCCAGAGTTTGTTAGCAATAGTGGGGATGTAAGCCTATTTAAAGGGGCACATACCAGACAATAAAGCAGCGACGAATTTATCTCTGTTTCTCTCATCTCATTCTCTGTTTTCGTCTTCTTCACGCCGTCAGCCACGGGATGGCAGCCAACCAGCTTGCCGAGGCCAAGGCCGCCGATCTCCCATCGTTACCCTATCCGTTCTTACGCTGGGGCTCGTGACAATGACCCAGTGAGTTGTATCTCATGTCACTATGATATGGCGAAGTTTAGAATGGTCCTCAACAGTTAATATCATGCCCTTATTTATAGTAGAAAAAAAGCACATAAAAAGATGTTTACTGCAGAAGCAATCTAATAATGGAGGAGCAGGAGTATAAAACCGGCGTCATTTCATTAGAAACATTTTATGCTTGCTTCTGGGATAGTAGTAGGCCAACACTTCTGTATAAGGAAAGCAGTTATTGATGTTTTGATCATCTTTTACTCGTGCACCTTCTTATCTGAAGTTGATCTACCATGACAATTAATACTTTACAATTTGAGTACTTGAAGCCTTGAATGAGGGTGTAAATTGCAGTGACTAGCTGCACTTAAAATGTGGACTATTAAGCTTCTCTATGTTCCCACTCCTCCCCTTGTTTGTCCTTTTCTTAAAATTAGTGGGAATATATCTTTACTGCTTATTATtgacaaacatatatatttctaaaaggAAGTGACATGACTCAAAGGAGTTTGGACATAATTCTTAGTAGAGCATGTATAGGATATCTTAATTCTGGCTTGGATTTGATCCAttgatgtgtatatatatccatggCTGGTTATCtcaatattttttgtgaaa is part of the Oryza brachyantha chromosome 11, ObraRS2, whole genome shotgun sequence genome and encodes:
- the LOC102712867 gene encoding uncharacterized protein LOC102712867, which gives rise to MAERDKRSSRAVDSDKMTHSPPLMFVLVMDTPQAIIATATQQNIIPVADRKIQGPAISLYADDAIIFFPPETQSILAIKEIMRVFGAATGLNPNFSKSSITPIRTDQAQLTDVQTILGCQIKQLPITYLGLPLSLKRLTKHDLQPLMDRISKKVSGWKPKMLTPGDRLILIKTVLMALPAHLLSVLELPKWAVKDINRKCRGFLWKGQEEHAPCSLCRCAPSPLSSPTRNQSSHHALLPGQAFPQTPRVHLRAATSSPRAASSSRLTNAENLVTDFEGSPLAYHVLGHVRAGLGEAEAAIDPLCRARDLAPGDLGIALTLAKTYAAREQFDQAVKECKRALSLGNADLVDPGLHGVIDLRQMDWSKKARSARLSVAKKQLQKLLADCSSSQKEPSNTDWNHASDHFREQVSAVLTGASLAARAAPERDAVKSGTLSRAEDIAKEWRGSPLALHVSGHVRAALGEVEAALDPLCRARDLVPGDLAIAFTLAKTYAAREQFDLAVEECEHALSLGDADLSDPGLHAVFESRHLEPRREARISIAKQQLRELLADCSWNIVVPVTRDRWNCMNEEERRSFLTVCIEEMVAYYAKSSEQRQMRALSVAVDFAKDTRKWICWLCPQCKMVFLTVESFQSHVEDEVSQSQELKKSLLLVPKRISDEQAEFIKTWTVPSDVSPTEQAEREKIKNTFKHLMDQRALSADLFNNLVKYMKFWIGETTDHPQNLSCITSLDPVGFQVLGTCLDLLIPGLRVGDAVQHSLNHSDVAVDQDAFSPSISIDIEENVFRIADCSSNQDALFSWLSRPSTQDPFTSWISMRQACLDKGTHVLEKLNGCATVLIEKIKPKCGSIEMDKHENYFSTKVKVDIEIMKLDAEVDNFKKKLVEVCTCDYCEIILPAMKDYLWAKLCNDSPQEVLHFKHGAEASTENRVSVREYINVTIAPEIVLQEDDEKCVKDNIKGGDSTVPHDNVVKVLPGDSKVLQSDKKPELPPRANENTLESPENTPMEKENKTSSPSGYSCPIEGGARASNNRVTGTVYSENELKSLYLTLLSLWHLKPFSDKYIVKARLYPHFGVSGEDCMMCNLFYIFSAFTDTDDSKSTPQLKQFITSLIKFLNRANVSLKEIKNLAAKFTEIIFNMVHTSETATRVSKNSEEPVYRTKLFSVCPDHVCLSHGLFGMHKNARESTYFLNIGASELQNIEMKSFDDVIKSVDKKFHYNSESNAAHNHPPRFFTTAFSYPSENDSLLDLSGLLLSIAAPLDISPVYEGLQSECKYTMVSAVFRAEGQDICFTRQEEKWLVYDKTIGTVKDFDSWEKVLDEYSRSRSRLYPQIIFFERSYVLAH